The Afipia massiliensis genome has a segment encoding these proteins:
- a CDS encoding glutathione S-transferase family protein encodes MYKLYSMQRSGNSYKVRLALALLNAPYKAIEVDILRGESRTPEFLARNPSGQVPLLEVADGRYLAESNAILWYVAIGTSLAPEDRIDRAQALQWMFFEQHALEPSVGAAYFWLVLVRGGRDLQTHSLEDWMERGYAALRVMENHLKTHDYFAAGHLTVADIAMYGYTHVANQCDFDLSGYPSVRAWLKRIEQEPRFVSMAWKPAEVAAPETAPGTETGLTAEA; translated from the coding sequence ATGTACAAACTTTACTCGATGCAACGTTCCGGCAACAGCTACAAGGTTCGCCTTGCGCTGGCGCTGTTGAACGCGCCCTACAAGGCCATCGAGGTCGACATCTTGCGCGGCGAAAGCCGCACGCCGGAATTTCTCGCGCGCAATCCCAGCGGACAGGTGCCGCTGCTGGAAGTGGCTGACGGCCGTTACCTTGCGGAGTCCAACGCGATCCTCTGGTACGTCGCCATCGGCACGTCGCTCGCGCCGGAAGATCGCATCGATCGCGCGCAGGCGCTGCAATGGATGTTCTTCGAACAGCATGCGCTGGAGCCGAGCGTCGGCGCCGCGTATTTCTGGCTGGTGCTGGTGCGCGGCGGCCGCGATCTGCAGACCCATTCGCTGGAAGACTGGATGGAGCGTGGCTACGCCGCGCTGCGGGTGATGGAAAATCACCTCAAGACCCACGACTATTTCGCGGCGGGACATCTCACCGTCGCGGACATCGCGATGTACGGCTACACCCACGTCGCCAACCAGTGCGACTTCGATCTCTCCGGCTATCCGTCGGTGCGTGCCTGGCTGAAGCGGATCGAACAGGAGCCGCGCTTCGTCTCGATGGCGTGGAAACCCGCCGAAGTGGCGGCTCCCGAAACCGCCCCGGGGACCGAGACCGGCCTCACGGCCGAGGCCTGA
- a CDS encoding lysophospholipid acyltransferase family protein — protein MIRTAYVTIVMVFIALLLLPFQAAGILLNSRLQRIVPNLFHRAACAVIGVRITQIGERTRESPALILSNHASWLDIIVLGAIAPVVFVAKSEVANWPLFGQLAKLQRTVFVERERRHKTGDAARAMGDRLLGGDAVVLFPEGTSSDGIRILPFRSALIGSVHHAIGDSTHHDRVTVQPVSLAYVRYGGVPVGRALRDKVAWYGDVDLIPHLLGVFSSGAVDVTVSWGDPIGYGMTANRKEIARDAENAVRRMTARALRSPAAQPSGTDEAAASTVPAFEQT, from the coding sequence ATGATCCGCACCGCCTACGTGACCATCGTCATGGTCTTCATCGCCTTGCTGCTGTTGCCGTTTCAAGCCGCCGGCATCCTGCTCAATTCCCGACTGCAGCGCATCGTGCCGAACCTGTTTCATCGCGCCGCCTGCGCTGTGATCGGCGTCCGGATTACGCAGATCGGCGAGCGCACCCGCGAAAGTCCGGCGCTGATCCTGTCCAACCACGCATCCTGGCTCGACATCATCGTGCTCGGTGCGATCGCCCCGGTGGTGTTCGTCGCCAAATCCGAAGTCGCGAACTGGCCGCTGTTCGGCCAATTGGCGAAACTGCAGCGCACGGTGTTCGTCGAACGCGAACGCCGCCACAAGACCGGCGATGCCGCACGCGCAATGGGCGACCGCCTGCTCGGCGGCGACGCCGTCGTGCTGTTTCCCGAAGGCACGTCAAGCGACGGCATCCGCATCCTGCCGTTTCGCTCCGCGCTGATCGGCTCGGTGCATCACGCCATCGGCGATTCCACCCATCATGACCGCGTCACCGTGCAGCCGGTGTCGCTCGCCTATGTGCGCTATGGCGGCGTTCCGGTCGGCCGCGCGCTGCGCGACAAGGTGGCGTGGTATGGCGATGTCGATCTGATCCCGCACCTGCTCGGCGTGTTTTCGTCGGGCGCCGTCGATGTCACGGTGAGCTGGGGCGATCCCATCGGCTACGGCATGACCGCGAACCGCAAGGAGATCGCGCGGGACGCCGAAAACGCGGTGCGGCGCATGACGGCGCGCGCTTTGCGCTCGCCTGCGGCGCAGCCGTCAGGTACGGATGAAGCGGCGGCATCGACCGTTCCCGCATTCGAACAAACCTGA
- a CDS encoding DUF992 domain-containing protein — protein sequence MRLSSLLGVAVAALVASVATANAQQQQGVRVGVLECSGGQNVGMVITSATTLECVFRSEGRRPEPYLAHVSRFGIDLGVTANTGLAWAVHAPTRRVGPGDLAGNYGGVGGNVSFGVGGGGNLLWGGSQNSFALQPLSLQGQTGVNVTGGVVGLDLEPVAYKKKRRHRG from the coding sequence ATGCGTCTTTCATCCCTCCTCGGTGTCGCGGTCGCGGCACTCGTCGCCTCGGTCGCTACGGCGAATGCACAGCAGCAGCAGGGCGTGCGCGTCGGCGTGCTCGAATGCAGCGGCGGCCAGAACGTCGGCATGGTGATCACATCCGCGACCACGCTTGAATGCGTCTTCCGCAGCGAAGGCCGCCGGCCGGAGCCTTATCTGGCGCATGTCAGCCGCTTCGGCATCGATCTCGGCGTCACCGCGAACACCGGCCTTGCCTGGGCCGTGCATGCGCCAACCCGGCGCGTTGGCCCCGGCGACCTCGCTGGTAACTATGGTGGCGTGGGCGGCAACGTCTCGTTCGGCGTCGGAGGCGGCGGCAACCTGCTGTGGGGTGGTTCGCAGAATTCCTTCGCGCTTCAGCCGCTCAGCCTGCAGGGCCAGACCGGCGTGAACGTGACGGGCGGCGTCGTCGGCCTCGACCTCGAGCCGGTCGCCTACAAGAAGAAGCGTCGCCATCGCGGTTGA
- a CDS encoding DMT family protein — MPIAISPALQPFLLLLVSNVFMTFAWYGHLKYKEHSLPLVIMVSWGIAFFEYCIAVPANRWGSAVYSAAQLKTMQEVITLVVFAGFSVLYLKEPLGWNHALGFAFIAAGAFFIFHKWS, encoded by the coding sequence ATGCCCATTGCCATCTCTCCCGCGCTTCAGCCGTTCCTGCTGCTCCTCGTGTCCAATGTCTTCATGACCTTCGCCTGGTACGGGCATTTGAAATACAAGGAACACTCGCTGCCGCTGGTTATCATGGTGAGCTGGGGCATCGCCTTTTTTGAATACTGCATCGCCGTGCCGGCCAACCGCTGGGGCAGCGCGGTCTATTCGGCGGCGCAGCTCAAGACCATGCAGGAAGTCATTACGCTGGTGGTGTTCGCCGGCTTCTCGGTGCTGTATCTGAAAGAGCCGCTCGGCTGGAATCACGCCCTCGGCTTCGCGTTCATCGCCGCCGGCGCGTTCTTTATTTTCCACAAATGGTCGTGA
- a CDS encoding YkvA family protein yields the protein MSGKLRDWARALKRDVHAIYLASRDPRVPWYAKALAVAVAGYALSPIDLIPDFIPVLGYLDDVILVPLGIVLVLRLIPPQIMAEHRASALVQQDRPVSRIAAFAIVCVWMVSAVLAGWLVYGHVAA from the coding sequence ATGAGTGGAAAGCTGAGAGATTGGGCGCGTGCTCTCAAGCGCGATGTTCATGCGATCTACCTTGCCAGCCGCGATCCGCGCGTGCCCTGGTATGCGAAGGCATTGGCCGTGGCGGTGGCGGGATATGCGCTGTCGCCGATCGATCTCATTCCCGATTTTATTCCGGTTCTCGGTTATCTCGACGACGTCATTCTTGTGCCGCTGGGGATCGTGCTGGTTCTGCGGCTGATCCCGCCGCAGATCATGGCCGAGCATCGCGCCTCGGCGCTGGTGCAGCAGGATCGTCCGGTGAGCCGCATTGCTGCATTTGCAATCGTCTGCGTCTGGATGGTGTCCGCCGTGCTCGCGGGCTGGCTTGTGTACGGTCACGTCGCGGCATGA
- a CDS encoding DUF992 domain-containing protein: MRRLSTFLTVASTALIATAVLAHAQSGRTQVGVLECRGGPNVGMIVGSVTNLGCVFRSQGRPDDLYTARITKIGVDLGITTETALSWAVFAPTVQLGSGDLAGNYAGVNASAAVGVGLGANAMIGGSQNSFALQPLSVQGQTGLSVAGGVQSLELRPGRF; encoded by the coding sequence ATGCGCCGCCTTTCGACTTTCCTGACCGTTGCCTCGACAGCCCTGATTGCGACGGCTGTTCTTGCTCATGCGCAGTCAGGACGCACCCAGGTCGGCGTGCTGGAGTGCCGCGGCGGTCCGAATGTCGGCATGATCGTCGGCTCGGTCACCAATCTCGGCTGCGTCTTCCGTTCGCAGGGCCGTCCGGATGATCTCTACACCGCGCGCATCACCAAGATCGGCGTCGATCTCGGCATCACCACCGAGACGGCATTGTCATGGGCCGTGTTCGCGCCCACCGTGCAACTCGGCTCGGGTGACCTGGCCGGTAATTACGCCGGCGTGAACGCCAGCGCCGCCGTCGGCGTCGGACTCGGCGCCAACGCCATGATCGGCGGCTCGCAGAACTCGTTCGCCTTGCAGCCGCTCAGCGTGCAGGGCCAGACCGGATTGAGTGTGGCGGGAGGCGTGCAGAGCCTGGAACTGCGTCCCGGCCGCTTCTGA
- a CDS encoding glycosyltransferase family 2 protein: MSKLDRVRDEIDDLFPHSALVRNRSIAVLLPCYNEEAAIGRVIDGFKRALPGARIYVYDNNSTDGTYEAAVAAGAIVRREMLQGKGNVVRRMLADIDADIYILADGDATYDPTAAGALIEALVTRNLDMMVGTRNGGDGAFPRGHRFGNQLFNRILAHMFGDGFTDILSGYRVLSRRFAKSFPVTSSGFEIEAELSVHALDLKIATGEMPLPYATRPEGSQSKLRTYRDGTRILLTLIKLYKETRPLRFFSAIGAMLLIICAGLGAPLIVTYLETGLVPRFPTAILAAAIAQLGFLSFAIGLVLEAIAQGRREAKRMRYLDLDAVANKS; this comes from the coding sequence TTGTCAAAGCTTGATCGCGTTCGCGACGAAATCGACGACCTGTTTCCGCACAGCGCGCTGGTGCGCAATCGCTCCATCGCCGTGCTGCTGCCCTGCTACAACGAGGAAGCCGCCATCGGTCGCGTGATCGACGGTTTCAAGCGCGCGCTGCCCGGCGCGCGGATCTACGTCTACGACAACAATTCCACCGACGGCACCTATGAGGCCGCTGTCGCGGCCGGCGCCATCGTCCGGCGCGAAATGCTTCAGGGCAAGGGCAACGTCGTCCGCCGCATGCTGGCTGACATCGATGCCGACATCTACATTCTCGCCGACGGCGACGCGACCTACGATCCGACCGCGGCCGGCGCGCTGATCGAGGCGCTGGTGACACGCAACCTCGACATGATGGTCGGCACCCGCAACGGCGGCGACGGCGCGTTCCCGCGCGGTCATCGTTTCGGCAATCAGCTTTTCAACCGCATCCTCGCGCATATGTTCGGCGACGGCTTTACCGATATTCTCTCAGGCTACCGCGTGCTGTCGCGGCGCTTCGCGAAATCGTTTCCGGTCACCTCGAGCGGATTCGAAATCGAGGCGGAGTTGTCGGTCCACGCGCTCGATCTCAAGATCGCCACCGGTGAAATGCCGTTGCCCTATGCGACGCGGCCGGAAGGATCGCAGAGCAAGCTGCGGACCTATCGCGACGGCACCCGCATCCTGCTGACGCTGATCAAGCTCTACAAGGAAACCCGGCCGCTGCGTTTCTTCAGCGCGATCGGCGCCATGCTGCTGATCATCTGCGCCGGTCTCGGCGCGCCGCTGATCGTCACCTATCTGGAAACGGGATTGGTACCGCGGTTTCCGACCGCGATTCTCGCCGCCGCCATCGCGCAACTCGGCTTCCTCTCCTTCGCCATCGGCCTTGTGCTCGAAGCCATCGCGCAGGGCCGCCGCGAGGCGAAGCGCATGCGCTATCTCGATCTTGACGCAGTTGCGAACAAGTCCTGA
- a CDS encoding pyridoxal phosphate-dependent aminotransferase, producing MPFLSAALDRVKPSATIAVTDKARQLKAAGRNVIGLGAGEPDFDTPANIKLAAIHAIEAGKTKYTAVDGIPELKEAIIAKFQRENGLTYKPNQITVGTGGKQVLYNALMATLNQGDEVIIPAPYWVSYPEMVALAGGVSVPVVCTAEFGFKLQPAALEAAITPKTKWIILCSPSNPTGSAYKRAELKALTDVLLKHPHVWVMTDDMYEHLVYDDFEFTTPAQVEPQLFDRTLTVNGVSKAYCMTGWRIGYAGGPQPLISAMATIQSQSTSNPSSISQWAAVEALNGTQEFIPANNKVFKERRDLVVAMLNQATGISCPRPEGAFYVYPSCAGTMGKTAPSGKKLATDEDFVTELLETEGVAVVQGSAFGLGPAFRISYATKTSDLEEACKRIQRFCGNLR from the coding sequence ATGCCGTTTCTGTCCGCTGCGCTTGACCGTGTGAAGCCGTCCGCGACCATCGCGGTCACGGATAAAGCACGTCAGCTCAAAGCCGCGGGCCGCAATGTCATCGGCCTCGGCGCCGGCGAGCCGGATTTCGACACGCCCGCCAACATCAAGCTGGCGGCGATCCACGCCATCGAAGCCGGCAAGACCAAGTACACCGCGGTGGACGGCATTCCCGAACTGAAAGAGGCGATCATCGCCAAGTTTCAGCGCGAGAATGGCCTGACCTACAAGCCGAACCAGATCACGGTCGGCACCGGCGGCAAGCAGGTGCTGTACAACGCGCTGATGGCGACGCTCAATCAGGGCGACGAGGTCATCATCCCGGCGCCGTACTGGGTGAGCTATCCGGAAATGGTGGCGCTGGCCGGCGGCGTGTCCGTGCCTGTGGTCTGCACCGCGGAGTTCGGTTTCAAGCTGCAGCCCGCCGCGCTGGAAGCTGCGATCACGCCGAAGACCAAGTGGATCATCCTGTGCTCGCCGTCGAACCCGACCGGCTCCGCCTATAAGCGCGCGGAGTTGAAGGCGCTCACCGACGTGCTGCTGAAGCATCCGCATGTCTGGGTGATGACCGACGACATGTACGAACATCTCGTCTACGACGACTTCGAGTTCACCACGCCGGCGCAGGTCGAGCCGCAACTGTTCGACCGCACGCTGACGGTGAACGGCGTGTCGAAAGCCTATTGCATGACCGGCTGGCGCATCGGCTATGCGGGCGGCCCGCAGCCGCTGATCTCGGCGATGGCGACCATCCAGTCGCAGTCGACCTCGAACCCGTCGTCGATTTCGCAGTGGGCTGCGGTCGAGGCGCTCAACGGGACGCAGGAGTTCATTCCGGCGAACAACAAGGTGTTTAAGGAGCGCCGCGATCTGGTCGTCGCCATGCTGAATCAGGCGACCGGCATCTCATGCCCGCGGCCGGAAGGTGCGTTCTATGTCTATCCGTCGTGCGCGGGCACCATGGGCAAGACCGCGCCGTCGGGCAAAAAGCTCGCGACCGATGAAGATTTCGTGACCGAGCTTCTGGAGACTGAAGGCGTCGCGGTGGTGCAGGGGTCCGCATTCGGCCTCGGCCCGGCGTTTCGCATCTCCTACGCGACGAAAACCTCGGATCTCGAGGAAGCCTGCAAGCGCATCCAGCGCTTCTGCGGCAATTTGCGATAA
- a CDS encoding elongation factor G, whose product MGQDNLRSPRGPRCIALVGPFQSGKTTLLEAILARTGAIPKAGTIEACNTVGDSSPQARHHRMSVGLTAATTTFMGDSYTFIDCPGSVEFAHDMRAALPAVDAAVIVCEADERKLPQLQLIMRELEDLGIPRFLFLNKIDKANKRIRETLATLQPASRTPLVLRQIPIWKGDLIAGFVDLALERAFVYREHMPSEVIELEAGDLDREKEARLTMLEKLADHDDRLLEQLLEDIPPPRDEVFDDLASELREGQICPVLLGCATRENGVLRLLKALRHEAPDVAATAERLGVSNETTALAYVMKTTHLQHGGKLSLTRILRGHIADGDTVQSSGGGAGRISGIVAPNVGSDTKRASAAAGETVSLGKLDAVKTGDTLTTGKTVPEALVDVVPTAPVLATALAATDRKDDVKLGQALTRLVEEDPSLSVVHNQLTHQMVLWGQGEMHLRVAVERLQDRFGVSVKQHAPPVGYQETIRKTITQRGRHKKQSGGHGQFGDVVLAIKPLPRGSGFVFIEKIVGGAVPKNYIGAVEEGAGDGLARGPLGFPVIDVEVTLTDGSYHSVDSSDQAFRTAARIGVTEALPQCAPVLLEPIHVVEIVCPTDATAKINSILSGRRGQILGFDTREGWTGWDLVRAMMPEAEIGDLIVEVRSATAGAGGFTRQFDHMSEVTGRAADQIIAAHRAAA is encoded by the coding sequence ATGGGACAAGACAACCTGAGAAGTCCCCGTGGTCCCCGGTGCATCGCGCTGGTGGGCCCATTTCAGAGTGGCAAGACCACGTTACTTGAAGCGATCCTGGCCCGAACCGGGGCCATTCCCAAAGCAGGCACCATCGAGGCATGCAACACCGTCGGGGATTCCTCTCCGCAGGCGCGGCACCATCGCATGAGCGTCGGTCTGACTGCCGCGACCACGACCTTCATGGGCGACAGCTACACCTTTATCGATTGTCCTGGCTCCGTCGAATTCGCGCACGACATGCGCGCGGCGCTGCCGGCGGTCGACGCCGCCGTCATCGTGTGCGAAGCCGACGAGCGCAAGCTGCCGCAGTTGCAGCTGATCATGCGCGAGCTGGAAGACCTCGGCATTCCGCGCTTTCTGTTTCTGAACAAGATCGACAAGGCGAACAAGCGCATCCGCGAAACGCTGGCGACGTTGCAGCCGGCGTCACGCACGCCGCTGGTGCTGCGGCAGATTCCGATCTGGAAGGGCGATCTCATCGCCGGTTTCGTCGATCTCGCGCTGGAGCGCGCCTTTGTCTATCGCGAGCACATGCCGTCCGAGGTGATCGAGCTTGAGGCTGGCGATCTCGACCGTGAAAAGGAAGCCAGGCTCACGATGCTGGAGAAACTCGCCGATCACGACGACCGGCTGCTCGAACAGTTGCTGGAAGACATCCCGCCGCCGCGCGATGAGGTGTTCGACGATCTCGCCAGCGAATTGCGCGAAGGCCAGATATGCCCGGTGCTGCTCGGCTGCGCGACGCGCGAGAACGGCGTGCTGCGGTTGCTGAAGGCCTTGCGTCATGAAGCGCCCGATGTCGCCGCAACGGCGGAACGGCTCGGCGTCTCCAACGAGACCACAGCGCTCGCCTACGTCATGAAGACCACGCATCTTCAGCACGGCGGCAAGCTGTCGCTGACGCGGATCCTGCGCGGTCATATCGCCGACGGCGACACCGTGCAGTCCTCAGGTGGCGGCGCTGGCCGCATTTCGGGAATTGTTGCGCCGAATGTCGGCAGTGACACCAAGCGTGCATCGGCCGCTGCGGGCGAAACGGTCTCGCTCGGCAAGCTGGATGCGGTGAAGACCGGCGATACGCTGACGACGGGCAAGACCGTGCCTGAAGCGCTGGTGGACGTTGTGCCGACCGCGCCCGTGCTGGCGACGGCGCTCGCAGCAACGGATCGCAAGGACGACGTCAAGCTCGGCCAGGCTCTGACGCGCCTTGTCGAGGAAGATCCGTCGCTGAGCGTGGTCCACAATCAGCTCACCCACCAGATGGTGCTGTGGGGGCAGGGCGAGATGCATCTGCGCGTCGCGGTCGAACGGTTGCAGGACCGCTTCGGCGTCAGCGTGAAGCAGCACGCGCCGCCGGTGGGTTATCAGGAGACCATCCGCAAGACGATCACCCAGCGCGGGCGTCACAAAAAGCAATCCGGCGGCCACGGCCAGTTCGGCGATGTGGTGCTGGCCATCAAACCGCTGCCGCGCGGCAGCGGTTTTGTGTTCATCGAGAAGATCGTCGGGGGCGCGGTGCCGAAGAATTATATCGGCGCGGTCGAGGAGGGCGCCGGCGACGGTCTTGCGCGCGGGCCGCTCGGCTTCCCGGTGATCGATGTGGAAGTCACGCTGACGGACGGCTCCTATCACAGTGTCGACTCGTCCGATCAGGCGTTCCGGACTGCGGCGCGGATCGGCGTCACCGAAGCCTTGCCGCAATGCGCGCCGGTGCTGCTCGAGCCGATCCATGTGGTCGAGATCGTCTGCCCGACCGACGCAACCGCGAAGATCAACTCGATCCTCTCCGGACGGCGGGGCCAGATTCTCGGCTTTGACACCCGCGAAGGGTGGACCGGCTGGGATCTGGTGCGGGCGATGATGCCCGAAGCGGAGATCGGCGATCTGATCGTGGAGGTTCGTTCCGCAACGGCCGGTGCGGGCGGCTTCACCCGGCAGTTCGACCACATGTCCGAAGTGACCGGCCGCGCGGCGGACCAGATCATTGCCGCTCATCGCGCGGCGGCGTAG
- a CDS encoding aldo/keto reductase encodes MEIRNLGGSGLRVSAVGIGCNNFGQRSDLETSRKIIHKAIDLGITLFDTADIYAGRGGSETVLGQVLGDRRKDIVLATKYSKAMSDDGTKQGASRRYIMNAVEDSLRRLKTDYIDLYQQHDFDELTPIEETLRALEDLIRQGKVRYIGCSNFPAWRIAEAQFTARGINTHAFVSCQDEYSLIVRDIEKDLLPAAQAYNLGLLPFFPLASSLLTGKYKRGEKPSADSRFGKVSSLGDRYMTDRNFDIVAKLQDFANAHGKTMIELAFSWLAARPQVSSVIAGASSAEQIEQNAKAINWKLTADEMAQIDGITKG; translated from the coding sequence ATGGAAATCAGAAATCTCGGCGGCTCCGGCCTGCGCGTCTCGGCCGTCGGCATCGGCTGCAATAACTTCGGCCAGCGCAGCGATCTCGAAACCTCGCGCAAGATCATTCACAAAGCCATCGACCTCGGCATCACGTTGTTTGACACCGCCGACATCTATGCCGGGCGCGGCGGCTCGGAAACCGTGCTCGGTCAGGTGCTCGGCGACCGCCGCAAGGACATCGTGCTGGCGACGAAATATTCCAAGGCGATGAGCGACGACGGCACCAAGCAGGGCGCATCGCGGCGTTACATCATGAATGCCGTGGAAGACAGCCTGCGCCGCCTGAAGACCGACTACATCGATCTCTACCAGCAACACGACTTCGATGAACTGACGCCTATTGAAGAGACGCTGCGTGCGCTGGAAGACCTGATCCGCCAGGGCAAGGTACGCTACATCGGCTGCTCGAACTTTCCGGCATGGCGCATCGCCGAAGCGCAGTTCACCGCGCGCGGCATCAACACCCACGCCTTCGTGTCATGTCAGGACGAATACAGCCTGATCGTGCGCGACATCGAAAAGGATCTGTTGCCGGCGGCGCAGGCCTACAATCTCGGCCTGCTGCCGTTCTTCCCGCTGGCCAGTAGCCTGCTGACGGGCAAATACAAGCGCGGCGAGAAGCCATCCGCCGACTCGCGCTTCGGCAAGGTCTCGTCTCTCGGTGACCGTTACATGACCGACAGAAACTTCGACATCGTCGCGAAGCTTCAGGACTTCGCCAATGCGCACGGCAAGACGATGATCGAACTGGCGTTCTCATGGCTCGCGGCGCGGCCGCAGGTCTCAAGCGTGATCGCCGGCGCATCCAGCGCCGAACAGATCGAGCAGAACGCCAAGGCCATCAACTGGAAGCTGACGGCGGACGAGATGGCGCAGATCGACGGCATCACGAAGGGCTGA
- a CDS encoding glycosyltransferase family 87 protein — translation MSHIWQDLRTGSWLTPGRIRGYCLLVLAISLAGLIGLLATSNHFIDRNGKPIGTDFSNVYAAGVLTLSGKAPDAYDPQLQHAAEIAVFEGRDVPFFGWHYPPFFLMVAALLALMPYALALACWLAVSLPAFMAAVYAIVPRRETWLATAAFPAVFVNIGHGQNAFFTAALLGGFLTLLDRRPVLAGVLLGLLSYKPQFGLLIPLVLLATGRWTTILSATATVAALIVASTLLFGMSVWHAFAASATFTRTVVLEAGGTGWEKIQSLFSAVRMWGGSIDAAYAAQGALALALAASIVWLWRSQAAFELKAAALAVACLLATPYVLDYDMVVLGIAIAFLVRHGLTRGFHPYELSLLALAWAVPFLTRSIAGLSGIPLGLIVMLALYAMTLRRAASDLGIQTIGSSRLVKA, via the coding sequence ATGAGCCATATCTGGCAAGACCTGCGGACCGGAAGCTGGCTCACGCCAGGCCGTATCCGCGGCTATTGCCTGCTGGTGCTCGCCATTTCGCTGGCCGGCCTGATCGGCCTGCTTGCGACCTCGAATCATTTCATCGACCGCAACGGCAAGCCGATCGGAACCGATTTCTCCAACGTCTATGCCGCCGGTGTCCTGACGCTGTCGGGCAAGGCGCCCGACGCCTACGATCCACAGCTTCAGCATGCCGCCGAGATCGCCGTGTTCGAAGGCCGCGACGTCCCCTTCTTCGGCTGGCACTATCCGCCGTTCTTCCTGATGGTCGCCGCACTGCTGGCGCTGATGCCCTACGCGCTCGCGCTCGCGTGCTGGCTCGCGGTCTCGCTCCCGGCTTTCATGGCGGCGGTCTATGCCATCGTGCCACGGCGCGAGACGTGGCTTGCGACAGCGGCGTTCCCCGCCGTGTTCGTCAATATCGGTCACGGCCAGAATGCGTTTTTCACCGCGGCGCTGCTTGGCGGCTTCCTCACCTTGCTGGACCGGCGGCCGGTGCTGGCCGGTGTGCTGCTCGGCCTGCTGTCGTACAAGCCGCAGTTCGGACTCCTGATTCCGCTCGTGCTGCTCGCGACCGGACGCTGGACCACGATCCTGAGCGCCACCGCCACCGTGGCGGCGCTGATCGTCGCATCGACGTTGCTATTCGGCATGAGCGTGTGGCACGCCTTCGCCGCTTCCGCGACCTTCACCCGAACAGTGGTGCTGGAAGCCGGCGGCACCGGCTGGGAGAAAATCCAGTCGCTGTTCTCGGCGGTGCGGATGTGGGGCGGCAGCATCGATGCCGCCTATGCCGCGCAGGGCGCACTGGCGCTGGCGCTCGCCGCATCCATCGTCTGGCTGTGGCGCTCGCAGGCGGCGTTCGAACTCAAGGCCGCGGCGCTCGCGGTCGCCTGCCTCCTCGCGACGCCCTACGTGCTGGACTACGACATGGTGGTGCTCGGCATCGCGATTGCGTTTCTCGTCCGTCACGGACTGACGCGCGGCTTTCATCCTTATGAGTTGTCCTTGCTGGCGCTGGCCTGGGCCGTGCCATTTCTCACCCGCAGCATCGCCGGACTGAGCGGCATTCCGCTCGGCCTCATCGTCATGCTCGCGCTCTACGCCATGACGCTGCGGCGCGCGGCGAGCGACCTCGGCATCCAGACAATCGGGAGCAGCCGCCTTGTCAAAGCTTGA